TGACTCTAAAGACTTCACTCTAGTTATAATGGATTAGCCGGAACACCTGAACAATACCTTAACCCCTTGAAGGTCCTATGATTCCTGCCAACTTTAGAAAAATACTGCTTTTTGTTCTTCTTCAATTTTTAGTCTTTTCAATCAACGCGGAAGAAAAAATAAACTTCTACACGGAAAAAGGAACCGGAGCCTATCTGGATGAAAAAAATCATTTAACTGGCTACGCCGTTGAAGTCGTTCGCGAAATGATTCGAAGAGCTGCTACCAAGGATGAGATAGAGCTTGTCCCTTGGGCCAGGGGTTATGAGACTGTTCTCACCAAACCCAACACAGCCATTTTCTCCATGATCCGCAATAAAGAGCGCGAACATCTTTTTAAATGGGTCGGGCCTCTGAATCCAACAAAATTTGTATTTATTGCCCGAAAAGATTCACATTATAAATTCAAATCAGTGGACGACGCGAAGACTGTTAGGAAAATTGGTTGCTATCAGGGCGATGCCAGAGAAAAGCTGCTCATTGAAAAAGGATTTTCTAATTTGGAATGTATCGCCAAGGAAGTTCCAAATCAGAACAATCTTAAAAAACTAAAATTCACTCGTATCGACTTATGGATTACCAGTCGAGATGATCTACTGGATACCTGTAAAGAATTAAAATTTGACCCGAATGAATTTGAGGAAGTTCTGCTTCTGGAAGTTGTCTACACCAATATTGGTTTTCACATCAGCACATCAGACAGTGTCATCAAAAAATGGCAGAGTACACTCGACCAAATGAAGAGAGATGGCACCTACGTTAAGATTATGAAGCAATTTAACGTAGATAAATATATGTGGGCTCTTTAAGTCTTATTTCCTTTAAAAAGAGCTTCCGCGGCCGCCCGAAGGGCTGCAGCTTTATCAATGCCGCCAGATCCACCTTTACGCGGAGTAAAGAAATCGCAGAAGTTGGCGCGATCTTTTTCACGCACAACATCCGCATTCGTCTCACGACATTCATTATAAACTTTAGGATCGTAAAACTCACAGTTCTTACAAACATGCACATCCGCGCGGCACTGCGGACATTCATCCCGTCGCCCCACAATCCCGTTCACTGGAATTTCTTTGCTGCAGTTAAAACATATGAGTTTTGATTCCATATTATTCCTTACTCCGGCAGAGCCGGAGTGTAGACCAGACCGGCAGAGCCGGAGTGTAAGCCAGACTACTTCTTCGGTTTACGGTGTAAATCGTGATGAGCTTCAATAGTACGAATCGTACCCGTTGCTGATCTCATTACCAAAGAATGGCTTTTCGCTTTTCCATCAGGAAGGAAACGAATGCCTTTAAGTAAAGCACCATCTGTCACGCCAGTTGCGATAAACATCACAGAACCTGACGCCAATTCATCAATGGTAAACTTCTTATCAAGGTCACTCAAGCCCATGCGAGTTGCGCGAGATCTTTCCTCATCATTGCGGAATTTCAAACGCCCCTGGAAGTCACCACCCAAACATTGCATGGCTGCTGCAGAGATCACACCTTCTGGTGCGCCACCAATACCCATCAACAAATCCACGCCCGAATCAGGCCAAGCAGCCGCAACT
The nucleotide sequence above comes from Bdellovibrio svalbardensis. Encoded proteins:
- a CDS encoding substrate-binding periplasmic protein, with translation MIPANFRKILLFVLLQFLVFSINAEEKINFYTEKGTGAYLDEKNHLTGYAVEVVREMIRRAATKDEIELVPWARGYETVLTKPNTAIFSMIRNKEREHLFKWVGPLNPTKFVFIARKDSHYKFKSVDDAKTVRKIGCYQGDAREKLLIEKGFSNLECIAKEVPNQNNLKKLKFTRIDLWITSRDDLLDTCKELKFDPNEFEEVLLLEVVYTNIGFHISTSDSVIKKWQSTLDQMKRDGTYVKIMKQFNVDKYMWAL